Proteins from a single region of Punica granatum isolate Tunisia-2019 chromosome 8, ASM765513v2, whole genome shotgun sequence:
- the LOC116215873 gene encoding EG45-like domain containing protein isoform X9, which translates to MPQMQPMAVSQILLRLLIISTALTSLSYGDVGTAARYSPPYTPPACYGNDPSQFPSSNLFGAAGDGIWDNGAACGRQYLVRCISATVAGTCNPSQTIQVRIVDRAATSGSRPSREGATIVLSTTAFGSIANPSATSINVEFQQV; encoded by the exons ATGCCTCAAATGCAGCCTATGGCTGTCTCTCAAATTCTATTgcgacttcttataatttcaaCGGCATTAACTTCTCTGTCGTACGGCGACGTCGGTACCGCCGCTCGGTATAGCCCTCCATACACTC CTCCTGCTTGCTATGGAAACGATCCGTCACAGTTCCCATCGAGCAACCTGTTCGGGGCAGCGGGGGATGGAATATGGGACAATGGGGCGGCATGTGGGAGGCAGTATCTGGTTCGATGTATTAGCGCCACCGTAGCCGGGACTTGCAACCCAAGCCAAACGATCCAAGTTCGGATTGTCGATCGGGCCGCTACATCGGGGTCCCGCCCCTCGAGGGAAGGTGCGACCATCGTCCTCTCAACCACCGCCTTCGGGTCCATCGCGAACCCATCCGCAACTTCCATTAACGTCGAGTTTCAACA AGTCTGA
- the LOC116215873 gene encoding EG45-like domain containing protein isoform X4, whose protein sequence is MPQMQPMAVSQILLRLLIISTALTSLSYGDVGTAARYSPPYTPTACYGNDPSQFPSSNLFGAAGDGIWDNGAACGRQYLVRCISATVAGTCNPSQTIQVRIVDRAATSGSRPSREGATIVLSTTAFGSIANPSATSINVEFQQKICLKCSLWLSLKFYCDFL, encoded by the exons ATGCCTCAAATGCAGCCTATGGCTGTCTCTCAAATTCTATTgcgacttcttataatttcaaCGGCATTAACTTCTCTGTCGTACGGCGACGTCGGTACCGCCGCTCGGTATAGCCCTCCATACACTC CTACTGCTTGCTATGGAAACGATCCGTCACAGTTCCCATCGAGCAACCTGTTCGGGGCAGCGGGGGATGGAATATGGGACAATGGGGCGGCATGTGGGAGGCAGTATCTGGTTCGATGTATTAGCGCCACCGTAGCCGGGACTTGCAACCCAAGCCAAACGATCCAAGTTCGGATTGTCGATCGGGCCGCTACATCGGGGTCCCGCCCCTCGAGGGAAGGTGCGACCATCGTCCTCTCAACCACCGCCTTCGGGTCCATCGCGAACCCATCCGCAACTTCCATTAACGTCGAGTTTCAACA GAAGATATGCCTCAAATGCAGCCTATGGCTGTCTCTCAAATTCTATTgcgacttcttataa
- the LOC116215873 gene encoding EG45-like domain containing protein isoform X8 — protein sequence MPQMQPMAVSQILLRLLIISTALTSLSYGDVGTAARYSPPYTPTACYGNDPSQFPSSNLFGAAGDGIWDNGAACGRQYLVRCISATVAGTCNPSQTIQVRIVDRAATSGSRPSREGATIVLSTTAFGSIANPSATSINVEFQQV from the exons ATGCCTCAAATGCAGCCTATGGCTGTCTCTCAAATTCTATTgcgacttcttataatttcaaCGGCATTAACTTCTCTGTCGTACGGCGACGTCGGTACCGCCGCTCGGTATAGCCCTCCATACACTC CTACTGCTTGCTATGGAAACGATCCGTCACAGTTCCCATCGAGCAACCTGTTCGGGGCAGCGGGGGATGGAATATGGGACAATGGGGCGGCATGTGGGAGGCAGTATCTGGTTCGATGTATTAGCGCCACCGTAGCCGGGACTTGCAACCCAAGCCAAACGATCCAAGTTCGGATTGTCGATCGGGCCGCTACATCGGGGTCCCGCCCCTCGAGGGAAGGTGCGACCATCGTCCTCTCAACCACCGCCTTCGGGTCCATCGCGAACCCATCCGCAACTTCCATTAACGTCGAGTTTCAACA AGTCTGA
- the LOC116215873 gene encoding EG45-like domain containing protein isoform X2, which yields MPQMQPMAVSQILLRLLIISTALTSLSYGDVGTAARYSPPYTPTACYGNDPSQFPSSNLFGAAGDGIWDNGAACGRQYLVRCISATVAGTCNPSQTIQVRIVDRAATSGSRPSREGATIVLSTTAFGSIANPSATSINVEFQHYCLLWKRSVTVPIEQPVRGSGGWNMGQWGGMWEAVSGSMY from the exons ATGCCTCAAATGCAGCCTATGGCTGTCTCTCAAATTCTATTgcgacttcttataatttcaaCGGCATTAACTTCTCTGTCGTACGGCGACGTCGGTACCGCCGCTCGGTATAGCCCTCCATACACTC CTACTGCTTGCTATGGAAACGATCCGTCACAGTTCCCATCGAGCAACCTGTTCGGGGCAGCGGGGGATGGAATATGGGACAATGGGGCGGCATGTGGGAGGCAGTATCTGGTTCGATGTATTAGCGCCACCGTAGCCGGGACTTGCAACCCAAGCCAAACGATCCAAGTTCGGATTGTCGATCGGGCCGCTACATCGGGGTCCCGCCCCTCGAGGGAAGGTGCGACCATCGTCCTCTCAACCACCGCCTTCGGGTCCATCGCGAACCCATCCGCAACTTCCATTAACGTCGAGTTTCAACA CTACTGCTTGCTATGGAAACGATCCGTCACAGTTCCCATCGAGCAACCTGTTCGGGGCAGCGGGGGATGGAATATGGGACAATGGGGCGGCATGTGGGAGGCAGTATCTGGTTCGATGTATTAG